In Arachis stenosperma cultivar V10309 chromosome 1, arast.V10309.gnm1.PFL2, whole genome shotgun sequence, one DNA window encodes the following:
- the LOC130941635 gene encoding uncharacterized protein LOC130941635, translating into MDGRGGCCIARYAPGAYDMSKVDRIMLRFRPIAPKPVAGASATGVTASDGSSSESSDAFSKSCGRTKRKYVRDNNTGKNNNNNNRRTRRRKTTTSSSGNNRPAPVITLPLLPETPDPKESRNDNHSNTNSNGNNGLSKNVPVWPSFENSDGGSDPYWYGGASSYSCVTVECVTDTWREGEGLQVLGGTDEERKVNLGEDTCPGFISDGYGRVTWTNGAYREMVGQKNEGAVVVLAMKVGAVVPYPCSFTCRVRVVQFHAGKERSSLTVPCDVWRMDFGGFAWRLDVKAALSLRLGS; encoded by the coding sequence atGGATGGTAGAGGAGGGTGCTGTATTGCTAGGTACGCGCCTGGTGCGTACGATATGTCCAAGGTGGACAGGATAATGCTTAGGTTTCGCCCTATCGCTCCCAAACCGGTGGCCGGAGCTTCCGCCACCGGCGTTACGGCCTCTGATGGTTCTTCGTCGGAGAGCAGTGATGCCTTCTCGAAAAGCTGCGGTAGAACCAAAAGAAAGTACGTCAGAGACAACAACACcggtaaaaataataataataataatagaaggACCCGCCGGAGGAAGACAACGACGTCTTCATCGGGAAATAACCGTCCGGCGCCGGTGATTACTCTCCCTTTGCTTCCAGAAACTCCTGATCCGAAGGAATCACGCAACGACAACCACAGCAACACCAACAGCAACGGCAACAACGGCTTGAGCAAGAACGTGCCGGTGTGGCCGAGTTTCGAGAACTCCGACGGCGGTTCCGATCCGTACTGGTACGGCGGCGCGTCGTCGTACTCGTGCGTTACGGTGGAATGCGTGACGGACACTTGGAGAGAAGGTGAGGGGTTGCAGGTGCTAGGTGGTACGGACGAGGAGCGGAAGGTGAATCTTGGTGAGGACACGTGTCCAGGGTTCATATCGGACGGTTACGGGAGAGTGACGTGGACGAACGGCGCGTACAGGGAGATGGTTGGGCAGAAAAATGAGGGTGCGGTGGTGGTGTTGGCTATGAAGGTTGGTGCAGTGGTCCCTTACCCTTGTTCCTTCACGTGCAGGGTGAGGGTGGTGCAGTTCCATGCTGGCaaagagagaagctctctcacAGTTCCTTGTGATGTTTGGAGAATGGACTTTGGTGGATTTGCATGGAGATTAGACGTTAAAGCTGCTCTTAGCTTGAGATTGGGATCCTAA